A genomic window from Antedon mediterranea chromosome 4, ecAntMedi1.1, whole genome shotgun sequence includes:
- the LOC140047026 gene encoding uncharacterized protein: MPWLRFALLAILIVSAVSGETVENDAENINSVSRPDANLESKSDSRPDISLSEKEQPLVASPPLNIITSEGTDKVRACCRRRRVRRCRRCRRRCHRCRRRRCRCRKRVVRRRCRRRVVRRRCRKRVVRRRCRRRVVRRRRCGRCRRRRVCCRYRLFRKRGAYYLRVQCGRRVRVVRVKCRRRGGRFYYYFGGRWRLAGRFRVRTTYRVCWRNNRFYLRIQCGRRVRYVRVNYRRRGGRLFYFYRGRWIRFNRFRRNGRWVSYRRFRIRVRTTYRVCWRRNRFYLRIRCGRRVRYVRVNYRRRGGRLFYRYRGRWIRFNRFRRNGRWVSYRRFRIRVRTTYRVCWRRNRFYLRIRCGRRVRYVHVNYRRRGGRLFYRYRGRWIRFNRFRRNGKWVSYRRFRIRVRTTYRVCWRRNRFYLRIRCGRRVRYVRVNYRRRGGRLFYRYKGRWIRFNRFRRNGKWVSYRRFRVRTTYRVCWRRNRFYLRIRCGRRVRYVRVNYRRRGGRLFYRYRGRWIRFNRFRRNGKWVSYRRFRVRTTYRVCWRRNRFYLRIRCGRRVRYVRVNYRRRGGRLFYRYRGRWIRFNRFRRNGKWVSYRRFRVRTTYRVCWRRNRFYLRIRCGRRVRYVRVNYRRRGGRLFYRYRGRWIRFNRFRRNGKWVSYRRFRVRTTYRVCWRRNRFYLRIRCGRRVRYVRVNYRRRGGRLFYRYRGRWIRFNRFRRNGKWVSYRRFRVRTTYRVCWRRNRFYLRIRCGRRVRYVRVNYRRRGGRLFYRYRRRWIRFNRFRRNGKWVSYRRFRVRTTHRVCWRRNRFYLRIRCGRRVRFVRVNYRRRGGRLFYRYRGRWIRFNRFRRNGKWVSYRRFKIRVRTTYRVCWRRNRFYLRIRCGRRVRYVRVNYRRRGGRLFYSYRGRWIRFNRFRRNGKWVSYRRFKIRVRTTYRVCWRRNRFYLRIRCGRRVRYVRVNYRRRGGRLFYRYRGRWIRFNRFRRNGKWVSYRRFRIRVRTTYRVCWRRNRFYLRIRCGRRVRYVRVNYRRRGGRLFYFYRGRWIRFNRFRRNGKWVSYRRFRIRVRTTYRVCWRHNRFYLRVQCGRRIRYVRINYRRRGGRLYYYYGGRWRIFSRYRRNGRWVSCRHFRIRVRTTYSVCRRNNRFYLRVCRGKSIRYVRVNYRKRGGILYYYYGGKWIRFNRFRRNGGWVSCSSFISSSSGGSSSSGGSSSVSGGGSVSGGGSVSGGGSSSSHSSTSTHTVKTAGGTVTTYTKTYSSESSA; the protein is encoded by the coding sequence aTGCCTTGGCTTCGGTTTGCCCTGTTAGCTATTTTAATTGTGTCAGCCGTAAGCGGCGAAACAGTGGAAAATGACGCAGAGAACATTAACTCGGTGTCCCGTCCTGACGCTAATTTGGAGAGTAAATCCGACAGTAGACCTGATATCAGCTTGAGTGAAAAAGAGCAACCATTGGTTGCTTCTCCTCCTCTGAATATAATTACTTCTGAAGGAACTGACAAAGTAAGAGCTTGCTGTAGACGTCGCAGAGTACGTCGATGCAGACGATGCCGCCGCCGATGTCATCGGTGTAGAAGACGACGTTGTCGATGTAGAAAACGAGTAGTACGCCGTCGATGTAGAAGACGAGTAGTACGCCGTCGATGTAGAAAACGAGTAGTACGCCGTCGATGTAGAAGACGAGTAGTACGTCGTCGTAGATGTGGTCGATGTAGAAGACGACGAGTATGCTGTCGTTATCGACTGTTCCGAAAACGAGGCGCCTATTATCTCCGTGTACAATGCGGTAGGCGTGTCCGTGTAGTACGTGTAAAATGCCGAAGACGTGGTGGAAggttttattattactttggTGGAAGATGGAGGTTAGCTGGAAGATTTAGAGTACGCACTACGTACAGAGTGTGTTGGAGAAACAATCGTTTCTACCTTCGTATACAATGTGGTAGACGTGTCCGTTATGTCCGTGTAAACTACAGAAGACGTGGTGGTAGATTGTTTTACTTTTACAGAGGAAGATGGATAAGATTCAATCGATTTAGACGAAACGGAAGATGGGTAAGCTATCGTCGTTTTAGAATAAGAGTACGTACCACATACAGAGTTTGTTGGAGACGCAACCGCTTTTACCTTCGTATACGATGTGGCAGACGTGTCCGTTATGTCCGTGTAAACTACAGAAGACGTGGTGGTAGATTGTTTTACCGTTACAGAGGAAGATGGATAAGATTTAATCGCTTTAGACGAAACGGAAGATGGGTGAGCTATCGTCGTTTCAGAATAAGGGTACGTACCACATATAGAGTTTGCTGGAGACGCAACCGTTTCTACCTTCGCATACGCTGTGGTAGACGTGTCCGATACGTCCATGTAAACTACAGAAGACGTGGTGGTAGATTGTTTTACCGTTACAGAGGAAGATGGATAAGATTTAATCGCTTTAGACGAAACGGAAAATGGGTAAGCTATCGTCGTTTTAGAATAAGAGTACGTACCACATACAGAGTTTGTTGGAGACGCAACCGTTTCTATCTTCGTATCCGCTGTGGTAGACGTGTTCGATATGTCCGTGTAAACTACAGAAGACGTGGTGGTAGGTTGTTTTACCGTTACAAAGGAAGATGGATAAGATTTAACCGCTTTAGACGAAATGGAAAATGGGTAAGCTATCGTCGTTTTAGAGTACGTACCACATACAGAGTGTGCTGGAGACGCAACCGTTTCTACCTTCGTATACGCTGTGGTAGACGTGTCCGTTATGTCCGTGTAAACTACAGAAGACGTGGTGGTAGATTGTTTTACCGTTACAGAGGAAGATGGATAAGATTTAATCGCTTTAGACGAAACGGAAAATGGGTAAGCTATCGCCGTTTTAGAGTACGTACAACCTACAGAGTGTGCTGGAGACGCAACCGTTTTTACCTTCGTATACGCTGTGGTAGACGTGTCCGTTATGTCCGTGTAAACTACAGAAGACGTGGTGGTAGATTGTTTTACCGTTACAGAGGAAGATGGATAAGATTTAATCGCTTTAGACGAAACGGAAAATGGGTAAGCTATCGTCGTTTTAGAGTACGTACAACCTACAGAGTGTGCTGGAGACGCAACCGTTTTTACCTTCGTATACGCTGTGGTAGACGTGTCCGTTATGTCCGTGTAAACTACAGAAGACGTGGTGGTAGATTGTTTTACCGTTACAGAGGAAGATGGATAAGATTTAATCGCTTTAGACGAAACGGAAAATGGGTAAGCTATCGTCGTTTTAGAGTACGTACCACCTACAGAGTGTGCTGGAGACGCAACCGTTTCTACCTTCGTATACGCTGTGGTAGACGTGTCCGTTATGTCCGTGTAAACTACAGAAGACGTGGTGGTAGATTGTTTTACCGTTACAGAGGAAGATGGATAAGATTTAATCGCTTTAGACGAAACGGAAAATGGGTAAGCTATCGCCGTTTTAGAGTACGTACCACCTACAGAGTGTGCTGGAGACGCAACCGTTTCTACCTTCGAATACGCTGTGGTAGACGTGTCCGTTATGTCCGTGTAAACTACAGAAGACGTGGTGGTAGATTGTTTTACCGTTACAGAAGAAGATGGATAAGATTTAACCGCTTTAGACGAAACGGAAAATGGGTAAGCTATCGTCGTTTTAGAGTACGTACCACCCACAGAGTGTGCTGGAGACGCAACCGTTTCTACCTTCGTATACGCTGTGGTAGACGTGTCCGTTTTGTCCGTGTAAACTACAGAAGACGTGGTGGTAGATTGTTTTACCGTTACAGAGGAAGATGGATAAGATTTAATCGCTTTAGACGAAACGGAAAATGGGTGAGCTATCGTCGTTTTAAAATAAGAGTACGTACCACATACAGAGTTTGCTGGAGACGCAACCGTTTCTACCTTCGTATACGCTGTGGTAGACGTGTCCGTTATGTCCGTGTAAACTACAGAAGACGTGGTGGTAGATTGTTTTACAGTTACAGAGGAAGATGGATAAGATTTAATCGCTTTAGACGAAACGGAAAATGGGTGAGCTATCGTCGTTTTAAAATAAGAGTACGTACCACATACAGAGTTTGCTGGAGACGCAACCGTTTCTACCTTCGTATACGCTGTGGTAGACGTGTCCGTTATGTCCGTGTAAACTACAGAAGACGTGGTGGTAGATTGTTTTACCGTTACAGAGGAAGATGGATAAGATTTAATCGCTTTAGACGAAACGGAAAATGGGTAAGCTATCGTCGTTTTAGAATAAGAGTACGTACCACATACAGAGTTTGTTGGAGACGCAACCGTTTCTATCTTCGTATCCGCTGTGGTAGACGTGTTCGATATGTCCGTGTAAACTACAGAAGACGTGGTGGTAGATTGTTTTACTTTTACAGAGGGAGATGGATAAGATTCAATCGATTTAGACGAAACGGAAAATGGGTAAGCTATCGTCGTTTTAGAATAAGAGTACGCACCACATACAGAGTATGTTGGAGACACAACCGTTTCTACCTTCGAGTACAATGTGGCAGACGTATCCGTTATGTCCGTATAAACTACAGAAGACGTGGAGGTAgattgtattactattatggtGGAAGATGGAGAATATTTTCCCGCTACAGAAGAAACGGAAGGTGGGTAAGCTGTCGGCATTTCAGAATAAGAGTTCGCACCACATATAGCGTATGTAGGAGAAACAACCGTTTCTATCTCCGTGTATGCCGTGGTAAAAGTATTCGTTATGTCCGTGTAAACTATCGTAAACGTGGTGGTATATTGTATTACTACTATGGTGGAAAATGGATAAGGTTTAACCGCTTCAGAAGAAACGGAGGATGGGTGAGCTGCTCGAGCTTCATTTCTAGTTCTTCAGGTGGTTCAAGTTCAAGCGGTGGTAGCTCTTCAGTATCAGGTGGTGGCTCAGTCTCCGGTGGTGGCTCAGTCTCAGGTGGTGGCTCAAGCTCAAGCCACTCTTCAACTTCAACTCACACTGTTAAAACTGCTGGTGGGACGGTAACTACCTATACAAAAACATATTCCTCTGAATCATCTGCTTAA